A DNA window from Staphylococcus warneri contains the following coding sequences:
- a CDS encoding PTS transporter subunit IIC — protein sequence MTTLSKIGPKEFIFRVLSGVAVGIVAGLVPNAILGEIFKYLMQFHPIFKTLLGVVQAIQFTVPALVGALIALKFNLTPLAMAVVASASYVGSGAAQFKNGTWVIAGIGDLINTMITASIAVLLILLIEHRVGSMALIVYPTIVGGISATIGVLILPYVHMITTGIGNMINSFTELQPVLMSMLISMVFSFIIISPLSTVAIAIAIGISGIAAGSASIGIAATEAVLLIGTSQVNRAGVPISIFFGGVKMMMPNMVRYPIIMMPILITAAVSGIASGIVGIAGTKESAGFGFIGMVGPINAFKFMGIDSAWLSLLLIIIAFFIVPFFVAWILDILLRKVFKIYTNDIFKFLA from the coding sequence ATGACAACATTGAGTAAAATTGGACCGAAAGAATTTATTTTTAGAGTGCTATCTGGTGTAGCAGTTGGTATTGTCGCAGGATTAGTACCCAATGCGATATTAGGGGAGATATTTAAATATTTAATGCAGTTTCATCCCATTTTTAAAACATTACTAGGTGTTGTTCAAGCAATTCAATTTACGGTTCCGGCACTTGTTGGTGCTTTGATAGCATTGAAATTTAATCTGACACCTTTAGCGATGGCAGTAGTTGCAAGTGCTTCGTATGTTGGTAGTGGTGCTGCACAATTTAAAAATGGCACATGGGTTATAGCTGGAATTGGGGATTTAATTAATACAATGATTACAGCATCGATTGCCGTATTATTGATTTTATTAATAGAACATCGCGTAGGAAGTATGGCTTTAATTGTATATCCAACTATTGTAGGTGGTATTTCAGCGACTATAGGTGTGTTGATACTTCCATACGTACATATGATTACTACTGGTATTGGTAATATGATCAATAGTTTTACAGAGTTACAACCTGTTTTAATGAGTATGCTTATTTCGATGGTATTTAGCTTTATTATCATATCGCCACTATCAACTGTTGCCATTGCGATTGCAATTGGTATTTCCGGTATTGCAGCTGGTTCAGCTTCAATCGGTATAGCAGCTACAGAAGCGGTGTTGTTAATTGGTACGAGCCAAGTTAATAGAGCAGGTGTACCAATCTCAATCTTCTTTGGTGGAGTTAAAATGATGATGCCTAATATGGTTCGCTATCCTATTATCATGATGCCTATATTGATTACAGCTGCAGTTTCAGGCATTGCATCCGGCATTGTCGGTATCGCAGGTACAAAAGAATCTGCAGGATTTGGTTTTATAGGAATGGTAGGACCAATTAATGCATTTAAATTTATGGGTATTGACTCAGCTTGGTTGAGTTTATTATTGATTATCATCGCATTCTTCATTGTGCCTTTCTTCGTTGCATGGATTTTAGATATTCTTCTAAGAAAGGTCTTTAAAATATATACGAACGATATTTTTAAATTTTTAGCGTAA